One window from the genome of Crassostrea angulata isolate pt1a10 chromosome 2, ASM2561291v2, whole genome shotgun sequence encodes:
- the LOC128173282 gene encoding uncharacterized protein LOC128173282, whose amino-acid sequence MGPAEKSIEEKNLFIDQSLNDFRATVMEISEHIYVNPRSLEDRLYDKSEVIYMMQQIGHLQVPESVQMQAPAPKLGQSNPTQKKQGPKSVPKNAPNPIAELNDNDEFNLDKVNGGILEPMEEDDFSETVSEKTLSTSQGKSLFVLDKEEQLPNCSDICKPTPEKECIEEEAEPLHRPARVRRRIISLSSEEDVDFTEDASYWPSVESKEEGNTTAAEVEIGKLAPRKRTLPIDPSSPNYGKREKKCNGAKYVSGVKSKLQETGFYDVPVEYIRLPVWKHIERFYFDAMVIEGQHKSNHLGNIHRMLWRIGNFKLEFSSKMLENERIKEFFNFLEQCEVYYQTIVNYNKSLTHLFKYFLRITNLNSEDKLEYDRLLNVKDYCETIITGYSKKAHEQYRQKLLRNPPPPSPKVLSDIVEGARKAAEEELTKIEERLISMTRDGVALINRYLAAEICLRQGHRQGVVMHFYVDQYKASLENPEYQIADKNTGEKVIVVPVHEHKTAKQYSGKIVLRSYLQNFIERYIRNIRLDIVWKTQNKSPNMLLQFDGQPFLKVSQAIVALQQKLGIQKPYTISDARKSVETYAKHLDAGLQKTVATFLCHSEDTRDKVYRHTESKSAVDALVAIESLTRMNTEGEDANCSSEANQVALTGNGDEEQATPRKRKAESFPSPPKSIGKGRVIEHLLTKFGSLAEAKIPKPSELLTFGIKKHKCEKVARDVRYEKLLQINNDVATYLLMKEAKRLKVGIKDVDVSTISKFSVPDNVSKGKKLDQKRLESTMYGLVNYHKSKPDVSHEDLLRRVKTQEWPNLVVREVQEKGTGVFTGELAFNRGEVVCDYHGDDIPAKEGERRLQTYGDYQTDGNYFLFYTNAKGKKRCIDAANPCPCHPNIKTKGRLINHAAGNPNLKSTRLVVNGEEHVFLVAQKFIAPFVELSYDYSVRRAESGEKIAWLSV is encoded by the exons ATGGGACCTGCTGAAAAAAGTATTGAGGAGAAAAATTTATTCATCGATCAATCTCTCAATGATTTTCGAGCAACAGTTATGGAAATAAGCGAACACATTTATGTTAATCCAAGGAGCTTGGAGGATAGACTATACGACAAATCGGAGGTAATCTACATGATGCAGCAGATTGGTCACTTACAAGTTCCCGAATCAGTCCAAATGCAGGCACCAGCACCAAAGCTAGGACAAAGTAATCCAACTCAAAAGAAGCAAGGTCCAAAATCGGTTCCCAAAAATGCACCAAACCCTATTGCTGAGTTAAACGACAACGATG AATTTAATCTAGATAAAGTCAATGGTGGGATATTGGAACCTATGGAAGAAGATGATTTTTCCGAGACCGTATCTGAGAAAACTTTATCAACGAGTCAAGGTAAATCTTTATTCGTTTTAGATAAAGAGGAACAGTTACCTAATTGCTCGGATATTTGCAAACCTACACCGGAGAAAGAATGCATTGAAGAGGAAGCAGAACCCTTGCATAGACCAGCACGGGTAAGAAGAAGAATCATATCATTGTCCTCAGAGGAAGACGTGGATTTTACGGAGGATGCCTCCTACTGGCCATCTGTCGAGAGCAAAGAAGAGGGGAACACTACTGCTGCAGAAGTGGAAATAGGTAAGTTGGCGCCTAGGAAGAGGACTCTTCCAATAGATCCAAGCTCCCCAAATTACGgtaagagagagaaaaaatgtaATGGAGCCAAGTACGTATCTGGAGTAAAAAGCAAGCTCCAAGAAACTGGGTTTTATGATGTTCCCGTGGAATACATCCGGCTTCCGGTATGGAAGCATATTGAACGCTTTTACTTTGATGCCATGGTAATCGAAGGACAACACAAAAGTAACCATTTAGGGAACATTCACAGGATGCTTTGGAGGATAGGTAACTTCAAATTAGAGTTTTCATCCAAAATGCTGGAAAACGAGCGAATCAAGGAATTCTTCAATTTCCTTGAACAATGCGAGGTTTATTATCAGACAATAGTTAACTATAATAAATCACTAACGCATTTGTTTAAGTATTTCCTGCGCATAACCAACCTGAACAGCGAAGACAAATTGGAGTATGACAGACTCCTTAATGTAAAGGATTATTGTGAAACTATTATAACAGGTTACTCAAAAAAAGCTCACGAGCAGTACCGTCAAAAACTGCTGAGAAACCCCCCGCCGCCTTCACCAAAGGTTCTGTCCGACATTGTCGAAGGGGCTCGGAAAGCTGCCGAAGAGGAACTAACAAAAATCGAGGAGAGACTTATCTCTATGACAAGAGATGGAGTTGCCTTGATTAACAGGTATTTAGCAGCAGAAATATGTCTAAGACAAGGACATAGACAGGGTGTAGTCATGCATTTTTATGTCGACCAGTATAAGGCTTCGCTCGAAAATCCTGAATATCAGATAGCGGACAAGAACACAGGGGAAAAGGTTATTGTTGTGCCTGTGCATGAGCACAAAACAGCAAAGCAGTATTCAGGTAAGATTGTTCTTAGGTCATACCTTCAAAACTTTATTGAAAGGTACATTAGAAACATCCGTCTGGATATAGTGTGGAAAACACAGAACAAGAGCCCAAACATGTTGTTGCAGTTTGATGGTCAACCCTTCCTGAAGGTATCTCAGGCCATTGTTGCTCTCCAGCAAAAACTTGGCATCCAGAAGCCCTACACCATTAGTGATGCCAGAAAGTCTGTGGAGACATATGCCAAACATTTGGACGCCGGCCTTCAAAAGACAGTTGCAACCTTCCTATGTCACTCGGAAGACACCAGGGACAAAGTATACAGGCATACTGAAAGTAAGTCCGCTGTTGATGCTCTTGTTGCCATTGAAAGTTTAACTAGGATGAACACAGAAGGGGAAGATGCCAACTGCAGCAGCGAGGCCAATCAAGTTGCGCTAACAGGCAACGGCGACGAGGAGCAAGCAACCCCTAGAAAACGCAAGGCTGAGAGCTTTCCGTCTCCACCAAAGTCCATCGGAAAGGGTCGAGTTATAGAGCACCTTTTAACAAAGTTTGGTAGTTTGGCTGAAGCCAAAATACCGAAACCCTCCGAGCTACTTACATTTGGAATAAAGAAACACAAGTGTGAGAAGGTTGCACGCGACGTAAGGTATGAAAAATTACTTCAAATCAATAATGATGTCGCTACCTATCTGTTAATGAAAGAGGCTAAAAGGTTGAAAGTAGGAATTAAAGACGTAGACGTGTCGACAATTTCCAAGTTTAGTGTGCCTGACAACGTCAGTAAAGGGAAAAAACTGGATCAAAAACGTCTCGAGAGTACGATGTATGGCTTAGTCAATTACCACAAATCAAAGCCCGATGTCTCTCATGAAGACCTCTTGAGGCGTGTCAAGACGCAGGAATGGCCTAACCTGGTAGTAAGAGAAGTTCAAGAGAAAGGCACAGGGGTCTTCACAGGGGAATTGGCATTCAACCGAGGAGAGGTGGTATGCGATTACCATGGTGATGACATACCCGCGAAGGAAGGCGAACGAAGGCTACAAACCTATGGAGACTACCAAACGGATGGAAATTACTTCCTATTTTACACCAATGCCAAAGGGAAAAAACGCTGTATCGATGCAGCCAACCCTTGCCCTTGTCATCccaacattaaaacaaaagggCGCCTCATTAATCACGCAGCAGGAAATCCGAATCTAAAATCAACAAGACTGGTTGTGAATGGAGAAGAACATGTATTTTTGGTAGCACAAAAGTTTATTGCTCCCTTCGTCGAGCTGAGTTACGACTATTCTGTGCGGCGAGCCGAATCGGGGGAGAAAATAGCCTGGCTCTCGGTATGA